Within Phycisphaerales bacterium, the genomic segment GCGTGTCGCGGAAGCACGCCAGCTCGGGATCACGGGAGAGTTCTTCCGTGCGTCGGAGCGCTCCACGCAGGAAGCCTCCGGGATCGGAAGGGTACCCAACGGCAGCAAGGCGGAAGACGCTGGGTGTATCCCGGAAACCCGCGAAGTGCGGCGACGCCACCAGCGGCGCCAAATCGCCCTGATAGACGGTAACGCTCGCCACCCGGTCAGGAGAAAGGTCAAGCAAGGCTGCGTTGGCCAGCAGTTCTCCGGTCAGAATCTGGTACACGGGCTTTCTGAGATGCGATGGGATTGAAATTGAACGGCGTCGGCATAGTTCCTCAAACCCTCGCATAAGCCGCTCGGCGGCTTGCCTCTCGTCGGCAACTGCCGCAGACACCAACCGGCTCCGTTCGATTGTCGAGACGGACGCCGCGGCCGTCGCATCGGATAGATGCACACCACCCCTGAGCGCCTTCCCGCTCATGCGTTGCACTTCGCGGGCCTCGGCGATGAACCGCTCCGCTGCTTTCAGGGCATCCAGGTCGATGCCTGTTGCGCCCAACTCCTCTTCCGCCTCCGACATCTCCGATCAACGACTCATCGTTCTCTCCGTGGACCATACCTGTAGCACGTGCGGCGGCGATCGCGTGTGACGTTTGCATGACAAATGCGCCGCGCGTGCTTCCGATTCGCCCAGTGTGCCACATGTCCGCGCCAAGCGCGAGCACTCTTCGCTGTCCAGCCCCTAAGCCGCCAGTGCCGCAATTGACGAAGCAGGGAGCCAGTCCGACAGCGCCGTCCGCGCCGGTACGACCAGTTCCCGGATCTGATACGCGCAGCCGATCCGACGCGGCGCGGACAGCCGCCGCCGTAGCCGATCGTGCAGGATGGCGCGGGCGTCGTCCGCATCCGGGCCGGCAAACCGGAGCTCACGGAGAGATTGACCAACCCGTCCGTAGCGGACGGTGACGACCCAGTGGCCGAGCAGGTCCCGGCCGACGGCCAGCTCGTACCGCCGGTGATGGTTCAGCTCGTCGCTGTGCGCCTCCAGGGCGATCGTCAGGAGGTCGAGCATCCCGCCTCCGTCGCCGGTGATTCCCTCAGGTACTGGTAAAGCGTCTCGCGGCTGATACCGAACTCGCGGGCGAGGCGAGCCTTCTTCTCGCCCCCGGCGACGCGGGCGCGCAGTTCGGCGATGCGCTCCGGTGACAGCGCCCGCTTGCGGCCGCGATACAC encodes:
- a CDS encoding WGR domain-containing protein, with protein sequence MLDLLTIALEAHSDELNHHRRYELAVGRDLLGHWVVTVRYGRVGQSLRELRFAGPDADDARAILHDRLRRRLSAPRRIGCAYQIRELVVPARTALSDWLPASSIAALAA